From a single Fuerstiella sp. genomic region:
- a CDS encoding metallophosphoesterase — MTEHLLRNPLSGLNTRRRFLQSVGGAATSILVSESARSRLSNISSPIRLGMITDLHQDTMHDGPERLGKFLKEMKKEPPDAIIQLGDFAVPSKENQTLTDSFNHAHPVAMHVLGNHDADGGYSYDQTLEAWGMKERYYYRDIGGLRVIVLDGNEKPPNHISGYPSHIGLTQMTWLQTTLQSHDGPILVLSHQPLAGPWAVDNADDIQNVLNTAADRVLLAVNGHSHIDHLVRKGNIGYLHLNSASYVWVGRRYRRQTYSPEVHAAYPKLASACPYREPLFTTLTIDPVNGRIDLKGCDSQWVGESPAERGRDKHPNLIDGEQIVPRIRARQIRRIAT; from the coding sequence GTGACTGAACACCTGTTGAGAAATCCATTATCAGGCCTCAATACTCGTCGTCGTTTTTTGCAGTCTGTCGGGGGGGCCGCAACATCAATTTTGGTTTCCGAATCTGCTCGTTCCCGTCTGTCGAATATTTCATCGCCAATTCGACTTGGCATGATCACCGACCTGCATCAGGACACCATGCACGATGGTCCGGAACGTCTTGGAAAATTTCTGAAAGAAATGAAGAAAGAGCCGCCGGATGCGATCATTCAGCTGGGTGACTTTGCGGTTCCCTCCAAAGAAAATCAGACGCTCACAGACTCCTTCAATCATGCTCATCCTGTCGCAATGCACGTGCTCGGAAATCACGATGCCGATGGTGGATATTCATACGACCAGACACTCGAAGCGTGGGGAATGAAAGAACGATACTACTACCGTGACATTGGAGGTCTGCGTGTGATCGTACTCGACGGGAACGAAAAACCACCAAATCACATAAGTGGCTATCCGTCGCACATCGGACTGACGCAGATGACATGGCTGCAAACCACACTCCAAAGTCATGATGGTCCGATCCTCGTTTTAAGTCATCAGCCTTTGGCCGGTCCATGGGCCGTCGATAACGCCGATGACATTCAGAATGTCCTGAACACAGCGGCAGATCGCGTTCTACTGGCTGTGAACGGGCATTCTCACATCGATCATCTCGTCCGTAAGGGAAACATCGGGTACCTGCACTTGAATTCAGCGTCGTACGTGTGGGTCGGACGGAGATACAGGCGTCAGACTTACAGTCCTGAAGTTCACGCTGCCTATCCAAAACTGGCGTCTGCCTGTCCTTATCGGGAACCACTGTTCACCACACTGACAATCGATCCAGTCAACGGGAGAATCGACCTGAAGGGATGTGACAGTCAGTGGGTCGGTGAATCTCCTGCTGAACGCGGGCGGGACAAACATCCGAATTTGATTGATGGTGAGCAGATCGTGCCGCGGATCCGTGCACGACAGATCAGAAGAATCGCAACGTAG
- a CDS encoding MBL fold metallo-hydrolase has protein sequence MNEIAPDLYVFDDTCNVYVLQDGDRAILIDCGSGAVVDQLPQIGVEQIDWVLFTHHHRDQCFGANRLLQQGARLAAPQYERHLFDRAHDYWQQKRIFDNYNDRSTFFTIGEDLPVARALEDYERFEWGPYSLFILPTPGHTYGSVSLIVTLMNRQTIAFTGDLMHDDGKLYQLHAMEYEYGDLIGVTLTAQSITALRKKNVSLALPSHGPIIESPNECIDRLDQRLHALLNLMRDRVGAPPGNRFPHEIQLEQISPHLLWGTEHTCSNFYVIKSDSGKALFIDYPYFSAGIFLTGLHSPEPFAQLRFTEHHLDELCERWGIRKFDVVIATHIHDDHVCGIPYLQKHHGTKCWTLEHVAKVIEAPERWNTPCIMQPAVRVDRRFQDGERFEWEGIPFEIVFYPGQTEFHAAISADIDGRRVLFSGDSTYPLKRYLPEKQKEWMVNSVLRNSLTFAMHRKCADEFERLHPDLLCPGHGPYYEIPEEAFQSHREYVERKEAVWRDLLPPPEELGVDLFWARLLPYQSRVSPGSEVEYTLELRNSFEKEAMFSAHLSSALPIVTHPEQAQIRLAPGATGELTFKTHIPANAPSQMHCRHLVTAHVVVGDRSHGPVTEALLVVSD, from the coding sequence TTGAACGAAATCGCTCCTGATCTGTACGTCTTCGACGACACCTGCAATGTCTACGTTCTTCAAGATGGTGATCGCGCGATCCTGATCGATTGCGGCAGCGGCGCTGTCGTCGATCAACTCCCGCAGATCGGTGTGGAACAGATCGATTGGGTGCTGTTTACGCACCATCATCGTGATCAGTGTTTCGGGGCAAACCGACTGCTGCAGCAGGGGGCGCGTTTGGCGGCCCCCCAGTACGAACGCCATCTTTTCGATCGTGCTCACGATTACTGGCAGCAAAAACGAATCTTCGACAACTACAACGACCGCAGTACTTTTTTCACAATCGGTGAAGATCTGCCCGTCGCGAGAGCATTAGAAGACTACGAACGCTTCGAATGGGGGCCCTACTCGTTGTTCATCCTGCCCACGCCAGGCCACACGTACGGCAGTGTCAGCCTGATTGTGACCCTGATGAACCGACAGACGATCGCGTTTACCGGAGATCTGATGCACGACGACGGGAAGCTTTACCAGCTCCACGCGATGGAATACGAGTATGGAGATCTCATCGGTGTCACGTTGACCGCTCAATCGATCACGGCACTCAGAAAGAAAAATGTCTCTCTGGCGCTTCCGTCACACGGACCGATCATTGAATCTCCCAACGAATGCATCGACCGACTTGACCAGCGACTTCACGCTTTGCTTAATCTCATGCGTGATCGCGTGGGGGCTCCGCCTGGGAATCGGTTCCCGCATGAGATTCAGCTTGAGCAGATTAGTCCGCACTTACTTTGGGGGACTGAGCACACCTGCTCCAATTTTTATGTGATTAAATCGGACAGCGGTAAAGCGCTGTTCATCGACTATCCGTATTTCTCAGCCGGAATCTTTCTCACCGGCCTGCATTCTCCCGAACCCTTTGCTCAACTGCGTTTCACCGAGCACCATCTGGACGAACTCTGCGAACGCTGGGGCATTCGTAAATTCGACGTGGTGATTGCCACTCACATTCATGATGATCACGTTTGCGGCATTCCCTATCTCCAGAAGCATCATGGCACGAAATGCTGGACTCTGGAGCACGTTGCCAAGGTAATCGAGGCACCGGAACGCTGGAACACTCCCTGTATCATGCAGCCAGCGGTACGTGTCGATCGACGGTTCCAGGATGGCGAACGTTTTGAGTGGGAGGGAATTCCATTCGAGATCGTCTTTTATCCTGGTCAGACCGAATTCCACGCTGCGATCTCTGCGGACATCGACGGTCGGCGTGTGTTGTTCTCCGGCGACAGCACGTATCCTCTCAAACGTTACCTGCCTGAGAAACAGAAGGAGTGGATGGTTAATTCTGTTCTCCGCAACTCACTGACGTTTGCCATGCATCGCAAGTGTGCCGATGAATTTGAGCGTTTGCATCCGGATCTGCTTTGTCCCGGTCACGGGCCGTACTACGAAATTCCTGAAGAGGCGTTCCAGTCCCATCGTGAATACGTGGAGCGTAAGGAAGCTGTCTGGAGAGACCTCCTTCCGCCGCCGGAAGAACTCGGCGTGGATCTCTTCTGGGCACGGTTGTTGCCGTATCAGTCTCGTGTGAGTCCCGGCAGCGAGGTCGAGTACACTCTTGAGTTGCGTAACTCATTCGAAAAAGAAGCGATGTTTTCGGCACACCTCAGCAGCGCGCTCCCGATTGTAACTCACCCGGAACAGGCTCAGATTAGATTGGCGCCAGGTGCCACAGGTGAACTGACCTTCAAAACACATATCCCGGCAAATGCTCCTTCTCAGATGCACTGTCGACATCTGGTGACTGCTCATGTTGTGGTTGGTGATCGTTCGCACGGTCCCGTTACGGAGGCTCTGCTGGTGGTGAGTGATTAA
- a CDS encoding beta-lactamase family protein yields the protein MNRILLRLPARSVLLFAIAFAQTIPAHGQIVPATAPLTGGLPSDVGMSAERLERIDRICEDAVQEGDVPGVVALVARHGKIVYHKAFGMADNEAGRALKKDDIFRIASQSKAITATAVMMLWEEAHFQLDDPIAKYIPEFADTGVLKTFNEEDVTWTTESVKTPITIRHLLTHTSGIGYGVLDGDERFRKMYARVGVTDLVTTEPVTIAENVKKLATLPLHHHPGERFTYSEGLDVLGYFIEIVSGQPFDVFLRERLFEPLGMKDTAFYLPDEKAHRLVRLQKPENQVWGHYPVTFYDPDYPIKGARTFFSGGAGLSSTVMDYATFLQMYLNGGKFNGVRVLSRTTIETMMRDQTGAIFGSDDKYYGLAFGVVTEQGQVTGGLGSPGAFDWGGYFNTQYFADPKEGTIGVIMKQTREQSDDETGWKFRLLVGQAIDD from the coding sequence ATGAATCGAATCCTGCTCCGATTACCTGCTCGATCAGTCTTGTTGTTCGCGATTGCGTTCGCTCAGACGATTCCCGCTCACGGGCAGATTGTGCCGGCGACAGCACCACTGACCGGCGGTTTGCCGAGTGACGTGGGAATGTCGGCGGAACGTCTGGAACGCATTGACCGGATCTGTGAGGACGCCGTTCAGGAAGGTGACGTCCCCGGAGTGGTGGCCTTAGTCGCGCGACACGGAAAAATCGTCTACCACAAGGCGTTCGGCATGGCGGACAACGAAGCCGGACGGGCACTGAAGAAAGACGACATCTTCCGGATTGCGTCGCAGAGCAAAGCCATCACTGCCACGGCAGTGATGATGTTATGGGAAGAGGCACACTTTCAACTGGACGATCCCATTGCCAAATACATTCCCGAATTCGCAGACACGGGTGTGCTGAAGACTTTTAATGAGGAGGATGTCACCTGGACAACGGAATCGGTCAAAACACCGATCACGATTCGCCATCTGCTCACCCACACTTCGGGGATCGGCTATGGCGTGCTCGACGGGGATGAGCGGTTTCGAAAGATGTATGCCAGAGTCGGTGTCACGGATCTGGTCACTACAGAACCTGTGACTATTGCCGAAAATGTGAAGAAGCTGGCGACCCTGCCTCTGCATCATCATCCAGGCGAGCGGTTTACCTACAGCGAGGGACTGGATGTCTTAGGCTATTTCATCGAGATTGTGTCCGGTCAGCCCTTCGATGTGTTCCTGAGAGAACGTTTGTTTGAACCACTGGGCATGAAGGACACGGCCTTCTATTTGCCGGACGAAAAAGCACACCGGCTGGTCCGTCTGCAAAAACCGGAGAATCAGGTGTGGGGCCACTATCCGGTGACCTTTTACGATCCGGATTACCCCATCAAAGGGGCCAGGACGTTTTTCTCGGGTGGAGCCGGTTTGTCGAGTACGGTCATGGACTACGCAACCTTCCTGCAGATGTATCTTAATGGTGGAAAGTTCAACGGAGTCCGTGTTCTCAGCCGCACAACAATAGAAACCATGATGAGAGATCAGACGGGGGCGATCTTTGGCAGTGACGACAAGTATTACGGACTTGCCTTTGGCGTTGTCACCGAGCAGGGACAGGTTACCGGTGGTCTGGGAAGTCCTGGTGCATTTGACTGGGGCGGCTATTTCAACACACAGTATTTTGCGGATCCCAAAGAGGGAACGATCGGTGTGATTATGAAGCAGACACGGGAACAAAGCGATGACGAGACCGGCTGGAAATTTCGTTTGTTGGTCGGTCAGGCGATCGACGACTGA
- a CDS encoding mandelate racemase/muconate lactonizing enzyme family protein, protein MSNEHSSKRLSRRDLLAGLGAAAAGVAVLEEAVGQDRNPAAQVADRASGVKITGMRTHLVQNKVYVEIKTSRDVTGWGEISALVPSAAEALARRMFDLLDGENPTRIEYLWQKLFRAHRDMRGGPFMCHTIAGIDMALWDITGKLWGVPVHRLLGGPCRDKVKVYPTSKSRKAPPAGIYDHAVTPLEIERMINQIRIDRERVGPDGIVMFDAHCAIPPAALIQLAAAVKAYDVLFIEEVAVPGNIEVFKRLKAAIDIPLATGERDRTIWEFIPYLDQRCIDVLQPDVAHCGGITQMKKIAVLAETYHVPLAPHCTTSPLGATASLSVGASIPFLLIHETAPGLLRWGEQFMNRPWTVDDATAYATLPEGPGLGVTIDRDRMATAAADPNYKWRWPGAKLPDGSVADY, encoded by the coding sequence ATGAGCAACGAACATTCATCAAAACGTCTGAGTCGTCGTGACCTGCTGGCAGGTCTGGGTGCGGCCGCCGCCGGTGTCGCGGTGCTGGAGGAGGCAGTTGGCCAGGACAGGAACCCCGCGGCACAGGTCGCCGATCGCGCATCGGGTGTGAAGATTACAGGCATGCGCACACATCTTGTTCAGAATAAAGTCTACGTTGAAATTAAGACCAGCCGGGATGTCACCGGCTGGGGCGAAATAAGTGCCTTGGTTCCCTCCGCGGCCGAAGCCCTGGCCAGGCGAATGTTCGATCTGCTCGACGGAGAAAACCCGACTCGCATCGAATACCTGTGGCAAAAGTTATTTCGCGCCCATCGCGACATGCGCGGCGGGCCGTTTATGTGTCACACGATTGCCGGCATCGACATGGCTTTGTGGGACATCACCGGCAAACTGTGGGGCGTGCCCGTGCACCGTCTGCTGGGCGGACCATGCCGCGACAAGGTCAAAGTCTATCCCACGTCAAAATCACGCAAAGCTCCGCCGGCAGGCATTTACGATCACGCCGTCACGCCGCTGGAAATCGAGCGGATGATCAATCAGATCAGAATCGACCGCGAGCGTGTCGGCCCGGACGGCATCGTGATGTTCGATGCTCACTGCGCGATACCGCCCGCAGCCCTGATCCAGCTGGCGGCAGCAGTTAAAGCCTACGACGTACTGTTCATCGAAGAGGTGGCCGTGCCGGGAAATATCGAAGTGTTCAAGCGATTGAAAGCGGCCATTGATATCCCGCTGGCCACCGGCGAGCGGGACCGGACGATCTGGGAGTTCATCCCGTATCTTGACCAGCGGTGTATCGACGTGCTCCAGCCGGATGTGGCCCACTGCGGCGGCATCACGCAGATGAAAAAGATTGCCGTCCTCGCGGAGACCTATCATGTGCCACTGGCGCCTCACTGCACAACGTCGCCGCTGGGTGCGACCGCAAGTCTAAGTGTGGGTGCGTCCATCCCGTTTTTGTTGATCCACGAAACGGCACCGGGACTCCTCCGATGGGGCGAGCAGTTTATGAACCGGCCCTGGACCGTTGACGATGCAACCGCCTACGCCACATTACCCGAAGGTCCGGGCCTGGGTGTCACGATCGATCGCGACAGGATGGCCACCGCCGCCGCAGACCCCAACTACAAATGGCGCTGGCCAGGGGCGAAGCTCCCGGACGGCTCCGTGGCCGACTATTAA
- a CDS encoding right-handed parallel beta-helix repeat-containing protein, which produces MTATRLTGMILMCQMMLSSTAISIEEANQVSGSQTILVSGDEELHQLSQKKGSGVTGGPGTSVDDAYVIQDRNFTVKDNGDPITIKNTRRHLKIVRVQITGSRDRAAQLGGLVIENCHNVHVQDSQVTGTKGVFVNKSKQFDMTGCHFESNMRVYVYYSSHGTFVRNTITRNQEKGLILANSSHIVIEDNEVHNNAAEGIVAWGHGGLKEPLPPSPTHHITIRNNRVSGNNWHGIGTEFGQDAEISDNVVRDNGGYGINVGSWSHRNHIFGNVVEDTAGQGIIVETSQDSILENNQVRRSGDNGIWLINSAGTVIRNNEISHAFTGIKIEYSTTGRHALKVRQKPDGTRNRFENNKVEQCFTGAQISSLKNIFRGNTFSRNRDAVAIGGTMNVFEENTIRKSVNGLLNSGNSNRIENNIFDGASNAIVINKGSGNHILSNRIRDVCFDNIEVRTNARQNTIAGNDLHATAPGIMLKGKDNIIEKNTIVSTGWFYSTPGAIVINGGVSNTIRQNTFAKSMIGITCLKGSGNNITHNIFTENETAIWLKPDVTEDNLIQDNIFTQNDNNLIDTQSPPAFRTW; this is translated from the coding sequence ATGACAGCGACCAGACTGACCGGAATGATTCTGATGTGTCAGATGATGCTGAGTTCGACGGCGATCAGCATCGAGGAGGCGAATCAGGTATCGGGTTCGCAAACGATCCTGGTTTCGGGAGATGAGGAACTCCATCAATTGTCGCAGAAAAAAGGAAGCGGCGTGACAGGAGGCCCCGGCACGAGCGTGGACGACGCCTATGTAATCCAGGACAGGAATTTCACGGTCAAGGATAACGGTGATCCGATCACGATTAAGAATACCAGACGCCATCTCAAAATCGTACGTGTGCAAATAACAGGATCCCGCGACCGAGCTGCCCAACTGGGCGGCCTTGTCATTGAAAACTGTCACAACGTGCATGTTCAGGATTCGCAGGTCACAGGCACCAAAGGAGTCTTCGTCAATAAGTCGAAACAGTTCGACATGACCGGGTGCCATTTTGAATCGAACATGCGGGTCTATGTGTATTACTCGAGTCATGGAACGTTTGTGCGGAATACGATCACCAGAAATCAGGAAAAAGGTTTGATACTGGCCAACAGCAGTCACATCGTGATCGAAGACAACGAGGTGCACAATAATGCTGCGGAGGGAATCGTGGCCTGGGGACACGGCGGTCTGAAAGAACCACTGCCGCCTTCTCCGACTCATCATATTACGATTCGCAACAATCGAGTCAGCGGAAACAACTGGCATGGAATTGGTACTGAGTTCGGACAGGATGCGGAAATCAGTGACAATGTGGTTCGGGATAACGGAGGCTACGGAATCAATGTGGGCAGCTGGTCACACCGCAATCATATTTTCGGGAATGTTGTTGAAGACACCGCCGGTCAGGGAATCATTGTTGAAACGTCCCAGGACAGCATTCTTGAAAACAATCAGGTTCGGCGCAGCGGAGATAACGGCATCTGGCTGATCAATTCCGCCGGGACCGTTATTCGTAACAACGAAATCTCCCATGCTTTTACCGGAATCAAAATCGAGTATTCAACGACCGGACGTCATGCTCTGAAAGTCCGTCAGAAACCCGACGGAACCCGCAACCGGTTCGAAAACAACAAGGTGGAACAATGTTTCACCGGCGCACAGATCTCTTCGTTAAAAAACATTTTCAGAGGGAATACATTCAGCAGGAATCGCGATGCCGTAGCCATTGGCGGCACCATGAACGTGTTTGAAGAAAACACGATTCGGAAAAGCGTAAACGGCCTGCTTAATTCCGGTAACAGTAACCGGATCGAGAACAACATATTCGACGGAGCAAGTAATGCCATCGTGATTAACAAAGGCAGCGGTAACCACATCCTGTCGAATCGGATCAGAGATGTTTGTTTTGACAACATTGAAGTCCGTACGAATGCCCGGCAGAACACGATTGCCGGCAACGACCTTCATGCAACAGCACCCGGTATTATGCTGAAGGGCAAAGACAACATTATCGAGAAGAATACGATTGTCAGTACCGGCTGGTTCTACAGCACGCCGGGAGCCATCGTGATCAACGGCGGAGTCAGCAATACGATCCGGCAGAATACTTTTGCGAAAAGTATGATTGGTATCACCTGCCTCAAAGGCAGCGGCAATAACATCACCCACAACATCTTCACTGAAAACGAAACAGCGATCTGGCTCAAACCCGACGTCACAGAGGACAACCTGATTCAGGATAATATATTCACACAGAACGATAACAATCTTATCGATACGCAGTCGCCTCCTGCATTTCGGACATGGTGA
- a CDS encoding carbohydrate kinase — protein sequence MSSSLSSIVPPLVIGLGEILWDVFPDGRRFGGAPANFACCAARLGANSVTAGMVSAVGRDDPGRQALQRLTERGVNIEGVVQTEDPTGRVDVSLDESAVATYTFAPNTAWDALLWNPTLAELARRTRAVSFGTLCQRSELSRQTITRFLKSTHEDCIRILDVNLRPPYWSEQMILQSLELASVLKCNDEELPVLGSLLECSGNETEVLRTLMSHWKLRLAVLTRGRAGSIIIDSAGQVSERPAESASVVDTVGAGDAFGAAVAIGMLNQVPLPQLHEWAGQVASFVCSESGATPSIPASLTFANQYPATDTGR from the coding sequence ATGAGCTCATCTCTAAGTTCCATTGTTCCGCCGCTGGTGATTGGCCTGGGAGAAATCCTGTGGGACGTCTTTCCGGACGGACGGCGTTTCGGCGGGGCTCCGGCCAATTTTGCCTGCTGTGCTGCCAGGCTGGGAGCGAACAGTGTCACGGCCGGGATGGTCAGCGCGGTGGGACGAGACGATCCCGGACGTCAGGCACTGCAAAGGTTAACAGAACGCGGTGTCAACATTGAAGGTGTGGTTCAGACCGAAGATCCTACCGGACGTGTGGACGTGTCTCTGGATGAGTCGGCAGTGGCGACGTATACATTTGCTCCGAACACGGCGTGGGATGCCCTCCTCTGGAATCCGACCCTCGCGGAGCTGGCCCGACGGACCCGGGCTGTCAGTTTTGGAACGTTGTGTCAGCGCAGCGAGTTGAGTCGACAGACGATCACCCGTTTTCTGAAATCGACGCACGAGGACTGCATCCGAATTCTGGACGTCAATCTCCGTCCCCCGTACTGGTCCGAACAAATGATTCTGCAGTCACTGGAACTGGCCAGTGTGCTCAAATGCAATGACGAAGAACTACCGGTACTCGGTTCTCTGTTGGAATGTTCAGGAAACGAGACAGAGGTGTTACGAACACTGATGTCTCACTGGAAACTGCGTCTGGCGGTCCTGACTCGGGGCAGGGCCGGTTCCATCATCATCGACAGCGCCGGTCAGGTTAGTGAACGCCCTGCCGAATCAGCTTCCGTCGTGGATACTGTTGGAGCCGGCGATGCGTTCGGCGCGGCGGTGGCCATTGGAATGTTGAACCAGGTCCCGCTTCCGCAACTGCACGAGTGGGCCGGCCAGGTCGCGTCTTTCGTCTGTTCCGAATCCGGTGCGACTCCCTCGATCCCGGCGTCACTGACATTTGCAAATCAGTATCCGGCAACAGATACCGGCCGATGA
- a CDS encoding HAD family hydrolase produces the protein MTNPKQHSCRPTVLATDLDGTLIPLPDEPQNQFDLMHLSERIRQQSLTLVYVTGRHLALTLDAIRQHRLPPPDWLIADVGTSMFRRISASEFVPVSGYFSHLQEIQSGIPLSELGTRLTSVAGVRLQEPEKQGEFKLSLYVDADRLQALQVRIEAILKSLSASCRIISSVDPFNGNGLIDLLPASVSKAYALDWWIRHRRMDPQHVVFAGDSGNDLAALTAGYRAIVVGNAASSVVSAVKKTHRQNGWNDRLYLARQRATSGVLEGCRWFDVV, from the coding sequence ATGACGAATCCCAAACAGCATTCCTGCAGGCCCACCGTTCTGGCCACGGACCTTGACGGGACACTGATCCCGCTTCCCGATGAACCGCAGAACCAATTCGATCTGATGCATCTGTCCGAACGGATTCGACAACAGTCACTGACTTTGGTGTATGTCACGGGGCGACATCTTGCTCTTACGCTCGACGCGATCAGGCAGCATCGGCTGCCTCCACCCGACTGGCTAATCGCTGACGTGGGAACATCGATGTTCCGGCGAATTTCGGCTTCGGAATTCGTACCGGTGTCAGGTTATTTCAGTCACCTGCAGGAAATTCAGTCTGGTATACCGCTGTCCGAACTGGGAACCAGGCTGACTTCTGTGGCCGGAGTGCGGCTGCAGGAACCCGAAAAACAGGGGGAATTCAAGCTCAGTCTGTACGTTGACGCCGACCGGCTGCAGGCACTGCAGGTCCGGATTGAAGCCATACTGAAATCGCTTTCCGCCTCGTGTCGTATCATTTCCAGCGTGGATCCGTTCAACGGGAACGGATTGATTGATCTGCTGCCTGCCTCAGTTTCCAAGGCTTATGCGCTGGACTGGTGGATCCGTCACCGTCGCATGGATCCACAACACGTGGTTTTCGCCGGCGATTCGGGAAACGATCTGGCGGCACTCACTGCAGGCTACCGTGCGATCGTTGTCGGCAATGCTGCTTCCTCCGTGGTGTCCGCAGTAAAAAAAACACATCGGCAGAATGGCTGGAACGATCGTCTGTATCTTGCCAGACAGCGGGCCACATCCGGAGTTCTCGAGGGGTGCCGCTGGTTTGATGTGGTCTGA
- a CDS encoding alpha-amylase family glycosyl hydrolase translates to MIGQSHDSPDDDIEFRADLTLQRLQPRIDRIWEASPDADARTVFDRRITEQWKPLFALLYRLYGARYDFFYHVEQVLETTVRACIERPAVLRQLDEHRVREPNWFMSEKVVGGALYVDLFSENLKKLRDCVHYFRRLGLTYVHLMPLFAVRPGDNDGGYAISNYRSVDPRLGTIDDLRALSEDLREAGISLVLDFVFNHTSDDHEWAQAAQAGHREYQEFYHLFADRTEPDQYEQNLREVFPTVRRGNFTWHDGMQRWVWTTFNSFQWDLNYRNPAVFRAMLEEMFFIANTGVDILRLDALAFIWKKTGTPCENLPQAHLLIQAFNRLAKIASPGLLFKSEAIVHPDDVVSYVSSQECQISYNPTLMALLWESLATRRTTLLSQTLSHRHRLPENTSWVNYLRCHDDIGWTFDDSDASAVGINGYDHRQFLNSFYTGQFPGSFARGVPFQENADTGDMRISGTMASLAGLEQAIEEDDEEKREMAVRRMMLLHGVILSIGGIPLLYLGEEWGMLNDYEFVKDPAKSGDTRWIHRPKMQWGYLQELDDHIASGNGSIRGRIFTMTQRLISLRKGQPAFSGQQMELFSTGNDHVLGYVRIFNGHRLLVLASFSDQSRTIDGNRLRTIGLGRFFRDVISDETYVMSEPVELEPYQILWLNRS, encoded by the coding sequence ATGATCGGACAGAGTCATGACAGTCCCGATGATGACATCGAGTTCAGGGCAGATCTGACACTGCAGCGGCTGCAGCCGCGGATTGACCGGATCTGGGAGGCCTCGCCGGACGCCGACGCCAGGACCGTTTTTGATCGGCGGATTACTGAACAGTGGAAACCGCTGTTTGCATTGCTGTACCGACTATATGGCGCCCGGTACGATTTCTTTTACCATGTTGAGCAGGTTCTCGAAACGACGGTTCGTGCCTGCATAGAACGTCCCGCTGTTCTGCGTCAGCTGGACGAGCACCGTGTCCGTGAACCCAACTGGTTCATGTCAGAAAAGGTGGTTGGTGGTGCGCTGTATGTGGATCTGTTCAGCGAAAATCTGAAGAAGCTGCGGGACTGCGTCCATTACTTCAGACGGCTGGGACTCACTTATGTGCATCTGATGCCGCTGTTTGCAGTACGTCCCGGTGATAACGACGGCGGGTATGCCATCAGCAATTATCGTTCTGTGGACCCGCGGCTGGGGACCATTGATGACCTGAGAGCTCTTTCAGAGGATCTGAGGGAAGCCGGTATCTCTCTGGTTCTGGATTTCGTGTTTAATCATACGTCAGACGACCATGAATGGGCGCAGGCGGCGCAGGCAGGTCATCGCGAGTATCAGGAGTTCTATCATCTGTTTGCGGATCGCACCGAACCGGACCAGTACGAACAGAATTTGCGCGAGGTATTTCCTACAGTTCGTCGCGGTAATTTCACCTGGCATGACGGAATGCAGCGCTGGGTATGGACGACCTTCAACAGCTTTCAGTGGGATCTGAATTATCGTAATCCGGCTGTGTTCCGTGCGATGCTGGAAGAAATGTTTTTCATTGCCAATACGGGTGTCGACATCCTGCGGCTGGACGCACTGGCATTCATCTGGAAAAAAACGGGAACTCCCTGTGAAAATCTGCCGCAGGCTCATCTGCTGATTCAGGCCTTCAATCGACTGGCCAAAATTGCTTCGCCCGGACTACTGTTTAAGTCAGAAGCGATTGTGCATCCCGACGATGTGGTGAGCTATGTCAGTTCACAGGAGTGTCAGATATCTTACAACCCGACTTTAATGGCTTTGCTGTGGGAATCACTGGCCACTCGCCGAACGACACTGCTGTCGCAGACGCTTAGCCATCGACACCGACTGCCGGAAAATACTTCGTGGGTCAATTACCTGCGCTGTCACGACGACATTGGCTGGACCTTTGATGACAGTGACGCGTCTGCTGTGGGAATCAACGGCTATGACCATCGGCAGTTTCTGAACAGTTTCTACACCGGACAGTTTCCTGGATCGTTTGCCCGTGGCGTGCCGTTTCAGGAAAACGCGGATACCGGTGACATGAGGATTTCCGGTACGATGGCTTCGCTGGCCGGACTGGAGCAGGCGATTGAAGAGGACGATGAAGAAAAAAGGGAAATGGCAGTGCGACGGATGATGCTGCTGCACGGTGTGATCTTAAGTATCGGCGGTATTCCTTTGCTGTATCTGGGTGAAGAATGGGGCATGCTCAATGATTATGAATTTGTGAAAGATCCTGCCAAATCCGGAGATACACGCTGGATTCATCGGCCGAAAATGCAGTGGGGTTACCTGCAGGAACTGGATGATCATATTGCGTCAGGCAATGGGTCCATTCGGGGTCGGATTTTCACAATGACCCAGCGACTGATCAGTCTGCGCAAAGGTCAGCCGGCATTTTCCGGACAGCAGATGGAACTGTTTTCCACCGGTAATGACCATGTACTGGGTTATGTGAGAATCTTTAATGGTCATCGGTTGCTCGTACTGGCCAGCTTTTCTGATCAGTCCCGAACGATCGACGGAAATCGACTGCGAACGATCGGGCTGGGGCGCTTCTTTCGAGACGTAATTTCTGATGAAACGTATGTGATGTCCGAACCGGTTGAACTGGAGCCCTATCAGATACTTTGGCTGAACCGGAGCTGA